AAGCAAACACAGACTGTAAAGaaagtaattaatataatgattaGAAATAATgcagatttttattatttcaaattgtaCACTAGTTAATTAGCTAGCTAATGAGTAATAATTGAGGGAACTATGAATTATAATTAGACCTTAACATGGATTAAGGCTTTCTTAAACCCTTTTTTCCCAGCCTGTCTTTTTGCTTTACTCAAAAGTCAAAAGTATAATTACTTAATTAGGATTATCTTCTCTTTTTTCATTTACTTATAATCCCCATTATAGATTAACAAGAAGTTgcaaatattctaatttttataattacaaaaacTATTTACAGTCCCTTATTAATGAATTGTTTTGTAAATGTATTCCTCAAAGAACTCCCTTCAATCAAAGGATTATAAATGATAATGGAAGTTAAGATTTTGAAATGGGATTGATTGATATTGTTAATTCTGAAGTTTGGGgatacttgaaaaaaaatatataaaaaatgtaacttgtatattatattgaagtatatataatagttttatataatgCTTTAGAGTGCTATTAAGTTTGTgagttcaattattattttataaaacagtTTTTTAGGTGGCCATGAGATGAGAGGCATATGTTGTTGCCTTGCTAGGCTTACCTAAGGTGTAAAGTGTAAATTTTTTTACTggggtcatatatatatataaaaaaaaaaattttgaaggGTTTGAATTTTGGCagacacatatatatattttcaacataGATCACCAATATTTCTTGATTCATTGTCGAACTTCGGAGAATGTCCGGGAAACTCTCTTTGAATTACCTACGTATATACAGAaatttttctcattattataGCGGATCCCCCAAAGTGATAAATCGAACTAACCGATTTTATAATCGTCCAAATCGAAACGACATTTAACCgccaaataaaaattttgaaaaatcgaCTAACAATTGGAATAATTGTTTGGGTGAAAAAAAAGACCAAACTTTACACACCCCTCTATGGATGAAACTCATTATTATTCAGGACACAGCTTAGAAGAAATCTATTAATggaataaattaagttttaattaatgaaatccaaataaactcaacaaccttaaactcaaataatctctaaaatttattaattagcctaaccaaccaaccaacccaACTAACCAACCAACCAGACATTGAATCATTTATGTTGGCATTTACCTAACAATTATTGTCTTACTCCTTAAAGCATAATAAACCCAATAAACAAAAAAGCATGCAATCTCTATGAACACTATGCTGAATCAAATGGAcaaataaatcttaaccaaACACCCACTTTTCATTTACTTAAAAACAATAATGGATACAtgtaataataacaatatacaactaattaattaacacAACAAATTCTTTAccctttaaataataatagatatagtaataataatatccCTAAAACTtctgaaaataaattaaaataataaaactagtGCCAACtatgacaattttttttcttctaagaAAATACAAATAACACATGGTGGATATACACCTCCACTATCCTACTACACACAAAACACTACATCTTCCTCCTTTTTACCCTTAAAAGGGGAAGAAATAAGTATTATGGGCACCCAACCCTACAAAAGAAAGGCTTTAtaattgaaagaaatgaagaaaaaaatgtaaaagggATATTTGGTGTCAAGTCCTTTGTCCTCTAGAGCCTCCTTCCCCTATCAAAGAGGGCtcccttttctttttctctcctTTACCTTTCAAAACCAAGAATTCTACCCTCTTCCCACTTTCTTTTTCGACATCAATTCGACAACTCAATCTGCTTTTGGGTGTGAATCGAATTAGAATTTTGTAGTAAAACATGAAACAAAAACAATGTCAAGGCGAATTACCTACGTTTGTACACAAATTTCATAAGAGAGGATCATCGTCATAGTTGATGTCGATGTTCTTAGCTTGAAACTCCACTTCTCTAAGATTTTGAAGGTGTTGAAGGATTCCTTGGAGAAGATCCATGCCCTTGTCTCCTTTCTTCAATGACCTAATGCAATGCTTTATGAACTCTCTATCAGCTTCGACGGCTTGAAGCCTTTCGAAAAGATGATCCGCTTCCTCTTCAACAGCAACCTTCCTTTCCTCGAGTTCAATCGGATCAAAACTGCATCCCTCGAAATACCCATATTCCCCATTAAAACTGCATCCATGTGGACCTAATTCATCATCGGAGCCATTTACATCATGAAGCGCATCGAATAGAGGAAGAAGTCTCTTCCCTTCAGCACCCATTAGTTTCCCATTAGTTCCATCCATTTTTTGGACTTCAAGATCTCCCTCCCTATTAAAACGATAGCCATGTTCATTATCTTCTATAATCAAAAGCTTCTGTTGAAGAACCTGGAGCCGTTGCAAGATTTGAACCCTCTCATCCTCGTAATTCCCCAACGTCTCCTCCAACTTCAACACTTCATCCACTGGGGTGTTATGATTCTCCGTTTCGCGATCCAAATCAATCGAGAGACCGTCGCTTTCCCCCGCGTGAATCGAGGAACCGCAAGAAGACTCACTTCTCATACTCCTATTCCCCCTTTTAGTCTTTTCCTTCGATTCGTATTCGATAACCCTTTTTCGATAAATCTCCAAAGCTCTCTCGAGCTCTAGCTTCTCCCGTTCCCTCTTCGTCATAAGATCGTTCAACAATTGGAGAGCTTCTTGATCATACTCGGATTGCTCATCCATCATTCTCTGGTATTGCAAAGACTCCATTTGCATTGCGGCTTTCTCTTCTTGAAGCCTGTTTATCATCGCCATTGTCTCGTTAGCAGCCACAGCCGAAGCGCTCCTCTCCTCTTCTAGCTCCATGTAAAGGGCGTGTAAAGTCTTTCTCTCTGCCCTCAACGCAGCTTGTAGTTTCTCCACCGATGAAATCCCATCTATACCCTCGGGCTCGCTTACCACACTCCCATCTAAAGATTCATCGGTCTTCTTGTGTAATTGATGGAAACTGTCGAGAGAAGTTGGAGTTTCTGGAACCTTCTCTTCCTCAACTTcataaaacaagttaaaatgaaTGAGAATATGAGATCAATGATGGGTATGAACTATGAACTAATAAAGAGAATTGGATGTGGAAATCTTACCAAGATTGTTATTTTCTTCATCGATTGAGAGAAGATGATGTTCTGTTAACTCAATTGAAATGGGTTTCAGTTCTATCGTCTCTGATTCGAACTGTTCCTCGTTTAGAACAGTTACAGAAATCTCATCTGTAAGGTCTAGATCAGGAATCTCTGTTCCTATTGATACATCTGCTTCAGTTTCATTCAATGGCAATTGAAGAAATtcatcaccttcatcttcatcttcatattCTACTTCTAGAAATGTAATACACGTTCTATTATTTAGTTCCAAATTTAGTGAAAACAATTGTTTATTCAaaacaagaaatgaaaaaagaacCTGAATAAGCTTTTGGATTCTTCTGTTCTATTATTGAATTCTGATTCTCTTCCATCTCCATTGTCTcattcaattcaaaatcaagATCTTTCTCTCTGTTTTCGCATTTTACCTTATGTTCATCAGACCTCGAATCGATTAACTCAATAGGAATTAGACGAAACCCATCATGACCAAGAAAGAACTCAAGATGTTGTTGAGGAAGAACATTTCCATTGGATCCATCATCTCCCTTCAAACATTCTTCTTCACCAGATAATGAACTTCCATTCTTAAAACAACCCAGATGATGATAAATCTCAGCGGCATGGTTTTCACATAGAAGATCTTTCTGAAAATCTTTTCCCTTTTTAGGGTTTAAGAAATGATCGATACGTGAACACCATGGACATGGCGGTTTAAGACCAAAGTAGTTAGCGAATTCAACGATTAGGTATGAGAAAATGGaattgagaagaagaagaaagatcaaaaCCCATTCGAGAAAAGCATAAACAAGGATCAAAGTGATGTTGTTTGTGTTATTGTGGACCAAAGTTGCAAAATTGTTGGCCGCCATTGTTGGTGAAGCAAAAACTATGTTCTTGAATTGTAAATACACTCTAAAGATACAGTCTTTTTCAAgaattagagagagaaagtctGAACTGAGATGATTTCTTTAGACGAACCCAGTTTTTGGACGGTTTGAAAGAGAGAGAAGACAGGAAAATAActttagaaaaagaaaagtaaaaataaacaGTCAAAAGAATcagaaatatttattatttatattctatttaaaattattttgtgaattattatatacatatattgaattttttcgGATCATACAtaggaagaaaataaatattaaatacaacatacatttttatacaaaaaaaaaaaaaaaaaatacgatTGTATTTGACTTGAATAAAACTAGAAATCCAGaattttttacaaattcattatatattttacttaaatttactctaattaataatatgattcttattattttgtggctgatatatatatgtattataggaatatatttaatttctgtTGAGAATTAAAATAGATTGAGTTggtgtttgtatttttttccttattttattttaatatttttctttttaaatggtATAATGTAAGATTCTATCCTTTATGACTTGGAATGTAGTAGTACCAATAAATTATCtagttgaaaattatttttgtacatatttttatttttatttttttttaattaaaataattattttctaatattatacaaaattaaaaattaagtctcaatcaaataaaaacaatcattatatttttttttttcacaaaattgagagtttattgattgttattttttttttatttggttgaaATATTCTACTTGATAATAATcttatttgacatttttttctcatttatttatttaatttaatatttctctTACTCATGTTTATATAACAAGGATTAGGTCCTAATTTAggattgtatatttatttattttttttgactggaattttaattttcatgacAATTAGTATAATCATCATTGTTACCATCTtatgattatatttattcaaattttaaattaataaaatatagataatatttagATTAGTTTGGGGGAGGGAAGTATTGATCCAAATTTCTTTAAAGTGGGTGGGGAATTCTactttttttccaaataatattttctttgtgGGCATCACCTTGACTTCctttgattaaattaaatgcTAAATTGTTGatagaaattaatttaattttttttgtaataaataaaacgTGTCAAGTAAATAtggtattttatataaatagatgCTACATTTacagatattattttattaaaatgcaAAATTATCTatgaaatattcaaaacaatatCTTTGTAAATTATCAATCACACACTTCCactagtaaaataaataaataaataaattagtatggTTGTACTTGTAATCCtactttttactttatttttaaataaaaataaaaattagagaaATGAAAATGTTGGGCCCACATTGAGCCCATGAAAGAAAGATGGCGGGCCAATATTAAAGTAGGGTGGAAGAGGGGCCATCTAGATGCTAGGTGTTGGATGTAATCATTCTTgtcctttttttattatatatatttctttttcattcatttttgaatcacttttatatttaaattatgaaaacatatattaataattcaagAGCTGTTATTTGTCTAAATTCAATGGTACAATACCTATACATATAACTTCacataaaaatagataaataaattcaattctaattatattttaaataatactataagATAAGATAGAGGTGTTAAGTTACCATGAAATTAGAATTGGAgagtataattttaatttttagatttgatcaaatatttaaaattaataattaaaattaaaataaaaaatagaatgagAATTTCAATggaattgaaataaatataatttattatttttaatttcacttttttaggttgaaaatataatttgaatatttttttatgtttttaaacaaaatatatcattattttattatatacaacacgattaatatgattaatatgttgatttttttatttaggaagttaaaatgtgaaataatatttttttaatttaagaagttgaTTTTAGaactgatattttattttttagaatttaaaaattttatattggaatccatattttttttaatttattaagttaatatGTTGAACATGTATATATTTTTCCTTCAAAATATTAATCCTAAAAGTAATATATCACATAAAAGCTACTATAAACTATTGTATGTATCTaacaaatatcttaataatataactagataatatatattcaaaatattttattatatattgtttaaaaaaatagaattaaattacaaatttataggATACAATTCtgatataactaaaattaaaatgttaatatgaTCGATTCTAATTCTAATACCAATTCTACTAATgggatatatattttaatcttatcCATTTCCATGTTTATTAGTTGAGAAAGACATaactataatataaattgattgTGAagcaaaattattataatttttattgcttAATCTTGAATTTCAATCTACATTATGTTTGTCCGGCCCTCATCTCTTTTTCATATAATTCACTTGTATTggcatattatatatattttccctttaattattagttttgtttgattttgattattgaaAGAAGTATGAGAATTCTTAGTAGGTACATAATCTTTCCATGGaagatgaatgaatgaat
This is a stretch of genomic DNA from Impatiens glandulifera chromosome 4, dImpGla2.1, whole genome shotgun sequence. It encodes these proteins:
- the LOC124936668 gene encoding myosin-binding protein 3-like translates to MAANNFATLVHNNTNNITLILVYAFLEWVLIFLLLLNSIFSYLIVEFANYFGLKPPCPWCSRIDHFLNPKKGKDFQKDLLCENHAAEIYHHLGCFKNGSSLSGEEECLKGDDGSNGNVLPQQHLEFFLGHDGFRLIPIELIDSRSDEHKVKCENREKDLDFELNETMEMEENQNSIIEQKNPKAYSEVEYEDEDEGDEFLQLPLNETEADVSIGTEIPDLDLTDEISVTVLNEEQFESETIELKPISIELTEHHLLSIDEENNNLVEEEKVPETPTSLDSFHQLHKKTDESLDGSVVSEPEGIDGISSVEKLQAALRAERKTLHALYMELEEERSASAVAANETMAMINRLQEEKAAMQMESLQYQRMMDEQSEYDQEALQLLNDLMTKREREKLELERALEIYRKRVIEYESKEKTKRGNRSMRSESSCGSSIHAGESDGLSIDLDRETENHNTPVDEVLKLEETLGNYEDERVQILQRLQVLQQKLLIIEDNEHGYRFNREGDLEVQKMDGTNGKLMGAEGKRLLPLFDALHDVNGSDDELGPHGCSFNGEYGYFEGCSFDPIELEERKVAVEEEADHLFERLQAVEADREFIKHCIRSLKKGDKGMDLLQGILQHLQNLREVEFQAKNIDINYDDDPLL